The following proteins are co-located in the Dromiciops gliroides isolate mDroGli1 chromosome 2, mDroGli1.pri, whole genome shotgun sequence genome:
- the LOC122742502 gene encoding cilia- and flagella-associated protein 157-like: MAPKKKGEGKKKKKKTDIQTATKAIQEVLTETREFYHIQIRDLENRLDKYKNKWDELSRQEKAFQDEFDQLAHNKKEVVSFLKRTLNQRVDEIADLNSQLQGLQISKEMEKDAFEAQLAQVRHEFQETKDQLTMENIILGGKLAALEEFQFQKSDLLAKFSLLEEQLKKQQDDYKSYVYHMERKAVMDKERLRKDIIHRINTVAAEFRKVSSSQMAETTKRAIRENMTVALDLAKINSGNLEQLKENDELKESKVELCKQLAILERNEKTMVKNSLTHIKMIQLLSEKYQEQQHAEIEADQLRIILNQAEIAFQQMEEDNKELKDRIKTLRRQLNNQKTEGKRLTKELDKERGNRQSLEILLTRATCHLRDLLKTCPEKTEAGEIDLLFHLGRKEMLRQLLTMLNEAVLVGPRIPEFVPPPVKTPSIQSFLTTIEESSQEPEPPPLLQQLADIQPYRLGDLGLVPRPPSPTEDGKDANTFRNIRPVKAFSSPEFPSPRIVKGVKQVSMPAFHLYPNWGGQQE, from the exons ATGGCTcctaaaaagaaaggagaggggaagaagaagaagaagaaaacagataTCCAAACAGCTACTAAAGCCATCCAGGAAGTCCTAACAGAGACCCGGGAGTTCTACCACATTCAAATCCGGGACCTGGAGAATCGGCTTGACAA GTACAAAAATAAGTGGGATGAATTGTCCCGGCAAGAGAAGGCCTTCCAGGATGAGTTTGACCAGCTGGCCCACAACAAGAAAGAGGTCGTTTCCTTCCTGAAACGAACTCTCAACCAGCGTGTGGATGAGATCGCTGACCTTAACTCTCAGCTGCAGGGGCTGCAGATCTctaaggagatggagaaggatgcCTTTGAGGCCCAGCTGGCCCAGGTGCGCCATGAGTTCCAGGAGACCAAAGACCAGCTCACCATGGAGAATATCATATTAG GGGGTAAGCTGGCGGCCCTAGAGGAGTTCCAATTCCAGAAAAGTGATCTCCTGGCCAAATTTTCCCTTTTGGAGGAGCAGCTGAAGAAGCAGCAAGATGACTACAAATCCTATGTTTATCACATGGAAAGGAAGGCTGTGATGGATAAAGAAAG ACTTCGGAAGGACATAATCCATCGTATAAACACAGTGGCAGCTGAGTTTCGCAAGGTTTCTAGCTCCCAGATGGCAGAGACAACAAAGAGAGCTATCCGGGAGAACATGACTGTGGCCCTAGATCTGGCCAAAATAAACTCCGGAAATTTGGAGCAGCTAAAGGAGAATGATGAGCTGAAAGAGTCTAAGGTGGAGTTGTGCAAACAGCTggccattctggagagaaatgagaagaccATGGTTAAAAACAGCCTCACTCACATCAAG ATGATCCAACTTCTTTCTGAAAAGTACCAGGAGCAGCAGCATGCAGAAATTGAAGCTGACCAGCTTCGGATCATATTGAACCAGGCAGAGATTGCTTTTCAGCagatggaggaagacaacaaagAGCTGAA GGACAGGATAAAAACCTTGAGGAGGCAACTGAACAACCAGAAGACAGAGGGCAAGAGGCTAACCAAGGAGCTGGACAAGGAGAGGGGTAACCGACAAAGCCTGGAGATTTTGCTGACCAGAGCAACTTGCCACCTCCGGGACCTTCTAAAG ACATGccctgagaaaactgaggctggcgAGATAGACCTGTTATTCCAcctggggaggaaggagatgcTGCGGCAACTGTTGACTATGTTGAATGAGGCTGTGCTTGTGGGGCCCCGGATCCCTGAGTTTGTGCCTCCCCCAGTTAAGACCCCCTCGATCCAGTCCTTCTTGACAACTATTGAAGAGAG TTCTCAGGAGCCTGAGCCCCCACCTCTGCTCCAGCAATTGGCCGACATTCAGCCTTACAGGCTTGGGGACCTGGGCCTGGTGCCTCGTCCACCCTCACCCACAGAGGATGGCAAAGATGCCAACACGTTCAGAAACATTAGGCCTGTTAAGGCCTTCAGCAGTCCTGAG TTTCCAAGCCCTCGAATTGTGAAAGGGGTCAAGCAGGTCAGCATGCCAGCGTTCCACCTGTACCCCAATTGGGGAGGACAACAGGAATag